A window of Candidatus Hydrogenedentota bacterium contains these coding sequences:
- a CDS encoding efflux RND transporter permease subunit, producing MRLTLPEIALRRPITVWVVAITVMGLGVIARYRTPIEFLPPLDFPFIFVQIPYIGASPEQAEKEVAIPAEGEFRTVSHLKRISSTSDSNGCRVQLLFEMNADMTAATAEVRDRIERLKLTLPSEIDQISIRRFNANTLPIMVFSIYGGMDDEELVYRVRTLLRPRLQRLEGVADVTVYGTPEKEVLIEFDQDALGSRSLSLFEIVSALRQSSLNLTVGNMVEGDSKYIVRALGEFIAPEELGELVIGPNAVRLRDVARVGYRARERESDYSIDGKPGTLLVILKEAEANTISTCQAVEAELNKLKDDPDFGGAQVFTFFNQSDTIVAALNGLVQSGELGAALAVIILFLFMWRIRPTIIVALSIPTSVVFGLVYLFLSGMTLNLVTMISFIVALGMLVDNAIVVIEDIYRHQQLGYSPAESAKLGTMEVAMAITASTLTTIVVGIPMFYLDAGEMSTYMKQFFGPITVSLLASLLIALTLIPLAASKMDLHRGGRMAAWRRLFRGKNAVDSGGDADTTSRRTSTNYMHLPRLHPLRAIVHAYGATLAWTQRWRLATMSIVVAVSLITLIPMYKLNRQGDPSVDSRRIEVSIILDQGFNLEGARATFNSIREAVDTMRKELGIKNIFSRYSSGGGDFDVYLLTQEDLAPGETLPYTTDQVLDILRQRLPQKLPGGEIRYAVAEANETAARSFTLQVRGSDSEVLEKCAENLKSLMLSNIPQVAEVNTDISITQHEIQLNVNTTLADVYGLTPMTIAQTVDFALRGVRLSYLKQGGREIPVWAQFQEEDRKSKSNLENVSLFGKTGEQLPINRVVDFVKERSPKAISRVNGKNVVTLNAKLRGTDMGRAMTGLKALLASFQLPQGYSIEFGDELMNLETNMSSFLTSLVMAAILVYLVMGALFESYLLPISILSTLPLAGVGTVWLLYLTDTPIDIVGMIGMILMVGVVVNNGIVLVDYINQLRARGVPRAEAVLSAGHDRFRPVMMTALTTILGCVPLAMGGGGVETEVSFTSLGRALIGGLTSATFLTLFIVPITYTLVDDARVWLSNFFGGLMTSLRGETPAASEPAQPL from the coding sequence ATGAGGTTGACGCTCCCGGAAATTGCGTTGCGCCGCCCAATCACGGTATGGGTTGTGGCGATAACGGTCATGGGGCTCGGGGTGATTGCGCGCTATCGCACTCCGATCGAGTTCCTGCCTCCGCTCGATTTCCCCTTCATATTCGTGCAGATTCCCTACATCGGTGCCTCGCCCGAGCAGGCGGAGAAGGAAGTTGCGATCCCGGCGGAGGGAGAGTTTCGCACGGTATCGCATCTGAAGCGGATCAGTTCGACGAGCGATTCGAATGGTTGCCGGGTGCAATTGCTTTTTGAAATGAACGCCGATATGACCGCGGCGACGGCTGAAGTGCGGGACCGAATAGAGCGTCTCAAGCTGACCTTGCCATCGGAGATCGATCAAATCTCGATCCGTCGTTTCAATGCCAATACGTTGCCGATCATGGTCTTCTCCATATACGGCGGCATGGATGACGAGGAGCTTGTCTATCGGGTGCGAACGCTGCTGAGGCCTCGGCTTCAGCGTTTGGAGGGCGTCGCGGACGTAACGGTCTACGGGACTCCCGAAAAGGAAGTCTTGATCGAGTTTGACCAGGATGCCCTGGGCAGCCGTTCGTTGAGTCTATTCGAAATTGTCAGCGCGCTGCGGCAAAGCAGTCTGAATCTCACCGTTGGCAACATGGTCGAGGGTGATTCCAAGTACATCGTGCGAGCGCTGGGCGAGTTCATCGCGCCTGAAGAATTGGGCGAATTGGTGATTGGTCCCAATGCCGTGCGGCTGCGCGACGTAGCGCGCGTAGGTTATCGCGCGAGGGAACGCGAATCCGATTACTCCATTGACGGCAAACCGGGCACGTTGCTGGTCATTCTGAAGGAAGCCGAAGCGAATACCATCAGCACATGCCAGGCGGTGGAAGCGGAACTGAACAAGCTGAAGGACGATCCCGATTTTGGGGGTGCTCAGGTGTTCACGTTCTTCAATCAGTCCGACACGATTGTGGCCGCGCTGAATGGATTGGTTCAATCCGGCGAATTGGGCGCTGCGCTAGCCGTGATAATTCTCTTTCTCTTTATGTGGCGCATACGCCCGACGATCATTGTGGCGTTGTCGATTCCGACTTCCGTTGTTTTCGGGTTGGTCTACCTGTTCCTCTCAGGAATGACGTTGAACCTTGTTACGATGATCTCGTTTATCGTCGCGCTCGGTATGTTGGTTGACAATGCAATTGTGGTGATTGAGGACATCTACCGGCATCAGCAATTGGGCTACAGTCCGGCAGAGAGCGCAAAACTTGGCACGATGGAAGTGGCCATGGCCATAACGGCCTCCACGCTGACGACGATCGTGGTAGGCATACCGATGTTTTATCTCGACGCCGGCGAGATGTCCACATATATGAAGCAGTTTTTTGGGCCGATCACGGTGTCCCTTCTCGCGAGCCTGCTGATTGCGCTTACGTTGATTCCCCTTGCGGCCAGCAAGATGGATCTTCACCGGGGCGGGCGGATGGCTGCCTGGCGGCGCCTTTTCCGAGGCAAGAATGCGGTGGATAGCGGTGGCGATGCAGACACTACGTCGCGGCGAACATCCACCAACTACATGCATCTTCCGCGTTTGCACCCATTACGTGCCATTGTGCATGCGTACGGAGCCACTCTGGCTTGGACCCAGCGCTGGCGTCTTGCAACGATGTCGATTGTGGTTGCCGTTTCGCTCATTACGCTGATACCTATGTACAAATTGAATCGACAGGGCGATCCTTCCGTGGATAGCCGCCGCATAGAGGTTTCGATTATCCTCGATCAGGGATTCAATCTTGAGGGAGCTCGAGCCACATTCAACAGTATCCGCGAAGCGGTTGATACGATGCGCAAAGAATTGGGTATCAAGAACATTTTTTCGCGCTATTCGTCCGGCGGCGGCGATTTCGATGTCTATTTGCTCACTCAAGAGGACCTCGCGCCGGGCGAGACCCTTCCCTACACGACCGATCAAGTGTTGGACATACTTAGGCAGCGTTTGCCCCAGAAGCTGCCGGGTGGCGAGATTCGGTATGCGGTTGCCGAAGCCAACGAAACGGCTGCGCGATCGTTTACGTTGCAGGTGCGCGGCAGCGATTCCGAAGTGCTAGAGAAATGCGCCGAGAATCTGAAGTCTCTCATGCTATCCAATATCCCGCAAGTGGCCGAAGTCAATACGGACATCAGCATAACGCAGCACGAGATTCAGTTGAACGTCAACACGACGCTCGCAGACGTGTATGGCCTTACGCCTATGACAATCGCGCAAACCGTTGACTTCGCTTTGCGTGGCGTGCGCCTCTCGTACTTGAAACAGGGAGGCCGGGAGATACCGGTGTGGGCCCAGTTTCAGGAAGAGGACAGAAAGTCCAAGAGCAATCTAGAGAACGTGAGCCTGTTCGGCAAGACCGGTGAGCAGCTTCCCATCAACCGGGTGGTCGACTTCGTGAAAGAAAGGAGTCCCAAGGCTATTAGCCGCGTGAACGGCAAGAACGTTGTGACTCTGAACGCGAAACTCCGAGGCACCGACATGGGGCGCGCGATGACCGGCCTGAAGGCGCTGTTGGCGAGTTTCCAACTGCCTCAAGGGTACAGCATCGAGTTTGGCGACGAACTCATGAACCTTGAAACCAATATGAGCAGTTTCCTGACCTCGTTGGTCATGGCGGCAATACTGGTCTATCTGGTGATGGGGGCGTTGTTCGAGTCGTACCTGCTGCCCATCTCAATACTTTCCACCTTGCCGCTCGCAGGAGTTGGAACCGTGTGGCTCCTGTACCTGACCGATACCCCGATCGACATCGTGGGGATGATCGGTATGATTCTGATGGTGGGCGTGGTCGTCAACAATGGGATTGTGCTTGTCGACTATATCAACCAACTTCGGGCGCGGGGCGTCCCACGGGCGGAGGCCGTGCTTAGCGCGGGTCACGATCGGTTCCGCCCGGTAATGATGACCGCTTTGACGACGATTCTTGGTTGCGTTCCCTTGGCGATGGGCGGTGGAGGAGTCGAGACGGAGGTGTCGTTCACCAGTCTTGGCCGGGCCCTGATCGGCGGATTGACCTCCGCGACTTTCCTAACGCTGTTTATTGTGCCGATCACGTATACGCTGGTGGACGATGCTCGCGTTTGGCTCTCCAATTTCTTTGGCGGCCTCATGACTTCACTGCGTGGGGAGACGCCTGCCGCGAGTGAACCGGCGCAGCCGCTTTGA